A stretch of DNA from Deinococcota bacterium:
GGCCTTTGTCAACAAGGTCCTGACCGGCCCGAGCAGGTTTTTCAAGCCCCACGTCATGGTGAGCGTGCCCTCGGGCGTCACCGAAGTCGAGCGGCGCGCGGTCTTGCAGGCCGTCCGCGAGGTGGGCGCGCGCAAGGCCTTTTTGATCGAGGAGACGCTGGCCGCGGCCATCGGCGCGGGCGTCAACATCGCCGAGCCGACGGGCTCGATGATCGTCGATATCGGCGGGGGCACCACCGACATCTCGGTCATTTCATTAGGCGGCCTCGTCGTGTCGGAGTCCTTGCGCATCGCCGGCAACGAGTTCGACGAGGCCATCATCCGCCACACCCGCCACAACGAGAACCTGCTGATCGGCGACCGCACCGCCGAAGAGATCAAGGTGAAAGTCGGCGCGGCGATCATCTCCAAGCCCGATGACGTGCGCGACATAGAGGTGCGCGGCCGCGACCTCATCAACGGCCTGCCCAAGACCATTCGCGTCACCACCGAAGACGTGACCGAGGCCCTGAAGGAGCCCCTGCAGAAGATCGCCGACGGGGTGCGGCGCGTCCTGGAGCTCGCCCCGCCCGAGCTC
This window harbors:
- a CDS encoding rod shape-determining protein, whose protein sequence is MRVLQTWRTMKPWQEIGVDLGTATVLIFVKGKGIMLREPSVIAIVRDTREVKAVGDEAYRMLGRTPGNVIAVRPMRDGVIADYDMTEKMLKAFVNKVLTGPSRFFKPHVMVSVPSGVTEVERRAVLQAVREVGARKAFLIEETLAAAIGAGVNIAEPTGSMIVDIGGGTTDISVISLGGLVVSESLRIAGNEFDEAIIRHTRHNENLLIGDRTAEEIKVKVGAAIISKPDDVRDIEVRGRDLINGLPKTIRVTTEDVTEALKEPLQKIADGVRRVLELAPPELVSDIIDRGIIMTGGGSLLRNFDELLRQHTGIPVAVAENATECVALGTGKALDMLPVLQDALMTDSFSRR